A genome region from Mercenaria mercenaria strain notata chromosome 11, MADL_Memer_1, whole genome shotgun sequence includes the following:
- the LOC123532748 gene encoding WSCD family member AGAP003962-like codes for MFQRFKNLFQRCFSLILIFCVLIGLRTNIFGNSEVHFGPAVWFKQSSYPNLDETLQSSMNFSKTGKGPNTKIAKEQKPSTSGSHSLNDTELKNVQDIHVIKKYYPKVHITNVVARLGHASLDGSVNCSKKEINLSQTLLPITGLVSFPGSGNTWTRHLIQQMTGIGTSSMYCDEELRARGFPYECHHNRARTVVVKTHEARHFNLFKNIVLLLRNPYDALLSCVNFAKVGHTGHSSKQVLIQALTKTFEHYLRWYVNLTKSIIEKFKGPVHVVQYERLQSDMAGELRKLASFFNLSVPDKDIDCTVKLQEGNFHRKTSEADHIELLNTVYTKENLLRLQEAARYSEKLLRNAYNVDIDLGGTTERLLFQTS; via the exons ATGTTTCAGAGAtttaaaaacttgtttcaacggtgcttttctttaattttgatattttgtgttttaatagGTTTACGCACAAATATTTTTGGAAATAGCGAGGTACATTTTGGACCAGCAGTATGGTTTAAGCAGAGTTCTTATCCAAATTTAGACGAAACGCTACAATCTTCAATGAACTTTAGTAAAACAGGAAAGGGTCCGAACACAAAAATAGCAAAAGAGCAGAAGCCGTCTACATCGGGCAGTCATAGCTTAAATGATACGGAACTTAAAAATGTTcaagatatacatgtaataaagaaATACTATCCTAAAGTACATATCACGAATGTTGTTGCCAGACTAGGTCATGCCAGTTTGGACGGATCGGTAAACTGTAGCAAGAAGGAAATCAATTTATCTCAAACATTGCTACCTATAACTGGGTTAGTCAGTTTTCCTGGATCTGGAAATACGTGGACCAGGCATCTCATACAGCAAATGACAG GGATTGGAACATCCAGTATGTATTGTGACGAAGAATTGAGAGCGCGGGGTTTCCCATATGAATGTCACCATAACAGGGCTAGGACTGTAGTGGTGAAGACGCATGAAGCAAGACATTTTAACCTATTCAAAAACATAGTGCTGCTTTTAAGGAATCCATACGATGCCCTGTTGTCGTGTGTAAACTTTGCAAAGGTTGGACACACGGGCCATTCATCAAAACAAGTCTTGATTCAAG CCCTCACCAAAACATTCGAGCACTATCTGAGATGGTATGTTAACCTGACCAAGAGCATAATAGAAAAGTTCAAAGGACCCGTGCATGTTGTACAGTACGAAAGACTTCAAAGTGATATGGCAGGTGAGCTGAGAAAGCTTGCCTCATTCTTTAATCTAAGCGTCCCTGATAAAGATATAGATTGTACAGTTAAACTTCAGGAGGGTAATTTTCATCGTAAAACAAGCGAAGCAGATCATATAGAACTTCTAAATACTGTTTACACGAAGGAAAACCTTTTACGCCTACAAGAGGCGGCACGATATTCAGAGAAACTTTTAAGAAATGCATATAATGTAGATATTGACTTAGGTGGTACAACTGAAAGACTGCTGTTTCAGACTTCATAA